One stretch of Chryseobacterium fluminis DNA includes these proteins:
- a CDS encoding polysaccharide deacetylase family protein, whose amino-acid sequence MTKNFAEKSRNMTFSGMLALMSATSILFHSCNQTKTGNESDKIISDHHPTAKVVPDIDDENVPSDKRVIYLTFDDGPNRGTENLLKILHKRNICATAFLVGKHAYGSKKQKDDLELLKSDHLVELANHSFTHAHNKYTDFYKNPVAVVQDFDTAKDSLKLYSKIARTPGRNIWRLNNITVTDLKSSTAAANSLKKAGYKVIGWDLEWKPSNKMALKGNHEAMLKKVDSIFFNDLEKTSRHLVFLTHDQYLTDTDSVNELDLFLEKLQKTNRFEFRKISEYPKINEVLN is encoded by the coding sequence ATGACAAAAAACTTTGCGGAAAAGTCGAGAAATATGACTTTTTCTGGGATGCTTGCATTGATGAGTGCAACTTCAATTTTATTTCACAGCTGTAATCAAACCAAAACAGGGAATGAATCTGACAAGATTATTTCCGATCACCATCCCACTGCAAAAGTTGTCCCCGACATTGATGATGAAAATGTTCCTTCTGATAAAAGAGTGATCTATCTCACCTTTGATGACGGTCCCAATCGCGGAACCGAAAACCTTCTTAAGATCTTACATAAAAGAAATATCTGTGCTACGGCCTTCCTGGTCGGAAAACATGCCTATGGCAGTAAAAAACAAAAAGATGATCTGGAACTTTTAAAAAGTGACCATCTGGTGGAACTGGCTAACCACAGTTTTACCCATGCTCACAATAAGTATACGGACTTCTATAAAAATCCGGTAGCTGTGGTTCAGGATTTTGACACGGCCAAAGACAGTCTGAAACTGTACAGTAAAATTGCCCGGACTCCCGGAAGAAACATATGGAGGCTGAATAATATTACCGTTACGGATCTTAAAAGTTCTACAGCAGCTGCCAACAGCCTGAAAAAAGCAGGCTATAAAGTAATCGGATGGGATCTGGAATGGAAACCCTCGAATAAAATGGCGCTGAAAGGTAATCATGAAGCCATGCTTAAAAAAGTAGACAGTATTTTCTTTAATGATTTGGAAAAAACATCCAGACATCTTGTTTTCTTAACACATGACCAGTATCTGACTGACACCGATTCTGTGAATGAACTGGACCTATTCCTCGAGAAATTACAGAAAACCAATAGGTTTGAATTCAGAAAAATATCGGAATATCCTAAAATCAATGAGGTTCTGAATTAA
- a CDS encoding DUF72 domain-containing protein translates to MGKGSLYIGCSGFYNNDWKGSLYPEDSKSKDFLILYSETYNSVEINSTFYRKPTQKTLQKWFDETPEDFRFFIKIPKTISHEKRLKDCKAEISEFCDHIQSGLKEKLAGFLYQFPPSFKNTPENTDVILDNINFNFLNVIEFRHESWWKEEVFHLLRENNIVFSGVSFPGSLPEEVIMNHPDILYYRLHGKPVLYKSEYSEEFLKDLAEKIEKEQHKTFIFFNNTWGTAAIHNSLYLKKILE, encoded by the coding sequence ATGGGAAAAGGAAGTCTTTATATCGGATGCTCAGGTTTTTACAATAACGATTGGAAAGGATCTCTGTATCCTGAAGATTCGAAAAGTAAAGATTTCCTGATTCTGTATTCGGAGACCTATAACAGCGTGGAAATCAACTCCACTTTTTACAGAAAACCCACGCAGAAAACATTGCAGAAATGGTTCGATGAGACACCTGAAGATTTCCGGTTTTTTATTAAAATTCCCAAAACCATTTCGCATGAAAAGCGGCTGAAAGATTGTAAAGCTGAAATTTCAGAATTTTGTGATCATATCCAGTCCGGTCTGAAAGAAAAGCTTGCAGGATTTCTCTATCAGTTCCCACCTTCTTTTAAAAATACGCCGGAAAATACTGACGTTATTCTTGATAACATTAATTTTAATTTTCTGAATGTGATCGAATTTCGCCATGAATCCTGGTGGAAGGAGGAAGTCTTCCATCTTCTACGTGAAAATAATATCGTATTTTCAGGAGTGAGTTTTCCGGGAAGCCTTCCGGAAGAGGTGATTATGAACCATCCTGATATCCTGTATTACCGCCTTCACGGAAAACCTGTCCTGTACAAATCAGAATACTCTGAAGAATTTCTTAAAGACTTAGCTGAAAAAATTGAAAAAGAACAACATAAAACGTTTATCTTTTTCAATAATACATGGGGAACTGCTGCTATTCATAATTCCCTGTATCTTAAGAAAATACTGGAATAA
- a CDS encoding helix-turn-helix domain-containing protein — protein MKIFIKNMVCGRCISAVSAIFIENNIQIKSIGLGEVELETRIPEQQLEVIEKILIKTGFERIKDSSRKLVEKIKNLIIIKISELDIAENFLLSEYLSSTFHKDYSALSKTFSQNENITLEQFFILQKIEKVKELLLYNEFTLTEIAGKLGYKSVQHLSSQFRNSTGFTPTEFKKLKVHNRKPLDSL, from the coding sequence ATGAAGATCTTCATAAAAAATATGGTGTGTGGCAGATGTATTTCCGCTGTTTCTGCTATTTTCATTGAAAATAATATCCAGATTAAATCAATTGGTTTAGGTGAAGTGGAACTGGAAACGAGGATCCCGGAACAGCAACTCGAGGTCATTGAGAAAATTCTTATAAAAACAGGATTTGAAAGAATAAAAGATTCTTCCCGTAAGCTTGTAGAGAAAATTAAAAATTTAATTATTATCAAGATCAGCGAACTGGATATCGCAGAAAACTTTCTGTTATCAGAATATTTAAGTTCTACATTTCACAAAGACTACAGCGCACTGTCAAAAACATTTTCACAGAATGAAAATATTACTCTTGAGCAGTTTTTTATTCTTCAGAAGATTGAAAAGGTTAAAGAACTTCTTTTATATAATGAATTTACCTTAACAGAAATTGCGGGCAAGCTGGGCTACAAAAGTGTACAGCATTTATCATCACAATTCCGTAACAGTACGGGGTTTACCCCTACTGAATTTAAAAAACTGAAAGTTCATAACCGTAAACCTTTAGATTCTTTATAA
- a CDS encoding acyl-CoA thioesterase: MNYHTRKWVKPEDLNPNQSLFGGRLLQWIDEEAALYAIIQLENTKVVTKFISEINFVSSAKQGDIVEIGIEVIKFGSTSITLACQVRNKMTRQTIITVDRIVMVNLGEDGNPTPHGKTQVEFVKDRLNSQL; encoded by the coding sequence ATGAATTATCATACAAGAAAATGGGTAAAACCGGAAGATCTTAATCCTAACCAATCCCTTTTCGGAGGAAGACTGTTGCAGTGGATCGATGAGGAGGCTGCGCTTTACGCCATCATTCAATTGGAAAATACGAAAGTCGTTACAAAATTTATTTCAGAAATCAATTTTGTAAGTTCAGCAAAACAGGGTGATATTGTCGAAATAGGGATCGAAGTGATAAAATTCGGTTCCACATCGATCACATTAGCCTGTCAGGTGAGAAATAAAATGACCCGCCAGACCATTATTACTGTTGACAGGATTGTTATGGTAAACCTGGGTGAAGACGGTAACCCAACACCTCACGGGAAAACACAGGTTGAATTTGTAAAAGACCGGCTTAACAGTCAGTTATGA
- a CDS encoding RNA recognition motif domain-containing protein has translation MNIFVSNINYATKEYELHDLFAEFGDVTSAKIVTDRETGRSRGFGFVEMGDEEGTQAIEALNQKEFNGKTLNVSEAKPREEKPRRSFDNNRSGGGYGNSSRGGNGGGGYGGGNRSGGGGYGGGNNRGGGNRY, from the coding sequence ATGAACATTTTTGTTTCAAACATCAATTACGCAACTAAAGAATATGAGTTGCACGATTTATTTGCAGAATTTGGCGATGTAACATCTGCTAAAATTGTTACGGACAGGGAAACTGGCCGTTCAAGAGGTTTTGGTTTCGTAGAAATGGGTGACGAAGAAGGCACACAGGCTATCGAAGCGCTTAATCAGAAAGAATTCAATGGAAAAACTCTTAACGTATCTGAAGCTAAGCCAAGAGAAGAGAAGCCAAGAAGAAGTTTCGATAACAACAGAAGTGGTGGTGGTTATGGAAACAGCAGCAGAGGTGGAAACGGTGGCGGTGGCTACGGTGGTGGAAATCGTAGCGGCGGTGGCGGTTACGGTGGTGGAAACAACCGTGGCGGTGGAAATCGTTATTAA
- a CDS encoding choice-of-anchor J domain-containing protein produces the protein MRKKLLLALFAIPIIANAQFFQNFDAATTLPAGWTALNGGDTDTWAIVNYTGGNINAYSGTNTASIAYGSTAHDDYLVTPAITVTAGVSDFLSFYARSRDPLYPETISVKVSTTTPTAAAFTNTLAASVAPASGAGFYKYSYDLSAYAGQTIYIGFYSSTTDMFFFDIDDVFNGAIPACDVPTSIVVNSVSSNSANISWTASSTAGATYQVEYGPTGFTQGSGTVINSTAASATISPLSASTAYQFYVRSSCGTNGFSVWTPVQSFATTCASVTAFPYTQNFDNTTIPSCWANEAVTGGGTDTWTYMTANGNSSITPKSAPRMAEFRTTTAGNKARLLMPPLNISGLATPELRFSLANTNWFGDVDELRIFYKANAGDAWTQIGSSYTTENAAWLDVSIPLPNKSANYMIAFEGTSNWARGINVDDVSVVDASVLGVNDVVKNSNGIKVYPNPARDFVNIASDKKISSIEILSLTGQLIKTVDKDSKQADISELKRGSIF, from the coding sequence ATGAGAAAAAAATTACTCTTAGCATTATTTGCAATTCCAATTATTGCGAATGCACAGTTTTTTCAGAATTTTGATGCCGCCACAACACTTCCTGCAGGCTGGACTGCCTTAAATGGTGGTGATACGGACACGTGGGCCATTGTAAATTACACGGGCGGAAATATCAATGCTTACAGCGGAACCAACACTGCTTCCATAGCCTATGGTTCTACTGCCCATGACGATTATCTGGTGACGCCGGCGATTACCGTTACTGCAGGAGTGAGTGACTTCCTTTCTTTTTACGCAAGAAGCAGGGATCCCCTGTACCCGGAAACCATCAGCGTGAAGGTATCCACTACTACCCCTACAGCAGCGGCCTTCACCAATACGTTAGCGGCTTCTGTGGCTCCCGCCAGTGGAGCAGGCTTCTATAAATATAGCTATGATCTGTCAGCGTACGCAGGACAAACCATTTATATCGGCTTTTATTCTTCTACAACGGATATGTTCTTTTTTGATATCGATGATGTCTTCAATGGAGCGATACCGGCATGTGATGTACCGACTTCGATCGTGGTAAACAGTGTCAGTTCCAATTCTGCCAATATAAGCTGGACTGCTTCATCTACTGCAGGAGCTACTTATCAGGTAGAGTACGGCCCTACAGGATTTACACAAGGTTCCGGAACCGTTATTAATTCTACGGCAGCTTCTGCGACGATTTCACCTTTGTCTGCTTCTACCGCTTATCAGTTTTATGTAAGATCCAGCTGCGGTACAAATGGATTCAGCGTATGGACGCCGGTGCAGTCTTTTGCAACCACCTGTGCTTCAGTAACGGCTTTCCCATACACGCAGAATTTTGATAACACTACCATACCATCCTGTTGGGCAAATGAAGCGGTAACAGGCGGCGGAACAGATACCTGGACTTACATGACCGCAAACGGAAACAGCAGTATCACGCCTAAATCTGCTCCGAGAATGGCAGAATTCAGAACAACAACAGCTGGAAATAAAGCTAGATTGCTAATGCCTCCGTTAAATATTTCAGGCCTTGCCACCCCTGAACTGAGGTTCAGCCTGGCCAATACTAACTGGTTTGGCGATGTAGATGAATTAAGAATTTTCTATAAAGCTAATGCCGGCGATGCTTGGACGCAGATAGGAAGTTCTTATACAACAGAAAATGCAGCATGGCTGGATGTAAGTATCCCTTTACCCAATAAATCTGCCAATTATATGATTGCTTTCGAAGGCACATCCAACTGGGCAAGAGGCATTAATGTAGACGATGTATCGGTGGTGGATGCATCTGTATTAGGCGTAAATGACGTTGTAAAAAACAGTAATGGTATCAAAGTATATCCGAATCCTGCCAGAGATTTTGTCAATATAGCCTCCGATAAAAAGATAAGCAGTATTGAAATATTGTCTTTAACAGGACAGCTTATAAAAACAGTTGATAAAGATTCCAAACAGGCTGATATCTCCGAATTGAAAAGAGGATCTATCTTTTAA
- a CDS encoding BlaI/MecI/CopY family transcriptional regulator yields the protein MKINHLTSAEENLMKLLWKLESFYLKNIMEQHPDPKPHQNTVSTYLKILVEKGYLSTAKEGRIFKYSVTVPHEEYRKFLLKELSLHFFGNSGKEILELLLNEKLISQDDLKGYFDLKIEIKPTRIQEPKLELANEILNPKKDKKTKEKDKKKKKKKDMK from the coding sequence ATGAAAATAAATCATCTTACTTCTGCCGAAGAGAATTTAATGAAACTATTATGGAAGCTGGAGTCCTTTTATTTAAAAAACATCATGGAGCAGCATCCGGATCCGAAACCTCATCAGAATACCGTTTCCACGTATCTGAAAATACTGGTGGAAAAAGGATATTTATCAACAGCAAAAGAAGGAAGGATTTTTAAATACAGCGTTACCGTTCCTCATGAAGAATACAGAAAATTTCTTTTAAAAGAGCTTTCTCTTCATTTTTTCGGTAATTCGGGGAAAGAAATATTAGAGTTATTGTTGAATGAAAAATTAATTTCCCAGGACGACCTGAAAGGATATTTTGATCTTAAGATTGAAATAAAGCCTACAAGGATACAGGAGCCTAAACTGGAGCTGGCAAATGAAATTTTAAATCCGAAAAAGGATAAAAAAACCAAAGAAAAAGACAAAAAGAAAAAGAAGAAAAAGGATATGAAATGA
- a CDS encoding phosphatase PAP2 family protein, whose protein sequence is MEEKQPTLLHKISKIISDFFNPLVSLFIFFVYMSARNYSFEDSITYFLPVLIMIIIPVVAWLVWNVKTGRYTNMDVSNRIQRKTLYVFIAVCVIAYLVYNYFKNGYIDFVMLFILILLFAMQISNYFIKSSMHTSFNIFVASLFFALSVEMGILWLGISLLVGITRVILRRHTVREVMMGAGIAFMVSFLYLYCNIQFQH, encoded by the coding sequence ATGGAAGAAAAACAGCCTACATTATTACATAAAATTTCAAAAATTATATCTGATTTTTTCAATCCCCTGGTTTCTCTGTTTATATTTTTCGTTTATATGAGTGCAAGAAATTATTCTTTTGAGGATTCGATTACGTATTTTCTTCCTGTTTTAATAATGATCATCATTCCTGTTGTTGCGTGGCTGGTATGGAATGTAAAGACCGGAAGATATACAAATATGGACGTCTCCAACCGTATTCAGAGAAAGACTTTATATGTCTTCATTGCAGTTTGTGTCATCGCCTATCTTGTGTATAATTATTTTAAAAACGGATATATTGATTTTGTTATGCTTTTTATTCTGATTCTGCTTTTTGCCATGCAGATCAGCAATTATTTCATTAAAAGTTCAATGCATACGTCATTCAACATATTCGTAGCATCCCTTTTCTTTGCTTTAAGTGTAGAGATGGGAATCCTTTGGCTGGGGATTTCCTTACTGGTAGGAATCACCCGGGTTATTTTGAGAAGACATACGGTAAGGGAGGTTATGATGGGCGCCGGAATTGCTTTTATGGTATCTTTTCTTTACCTTTATTGCAACATACAATTTCAACATTAA
- the pdhA gene encoding pyruvate dehydrogenase (acetyl-transferring) E1 component subunit alpha — protein sequence MKEFSKEVYLKWYEDMTMWRRFEDKCRSLYLKQKIRGFLHLYNGQEAIPAGFTHAMDLTKDSMITAYRCHIHPMAMGVDPKRIMAELCGKATGTSGGMGGSMHIFSKEHRFYGGHGIVGGQIPLGAGIAFADKFFDRKAVNICFFGDGAARQGSLHETFNMAMNWKLPVIFVVENNQYAMGTSVKRTANHEDIYKLGLGYEMPCLAVDAMDPEKVAEAAYEAIERARRGDGPTFIEARTYRYRGHSMSDAEPYRSKEEVALHKNDDPIELIKQRILSNNWATEEELEATDNKSRDFVEECIEFMENSPYPDPEKVYEYVYAQENYPFLDQLEN from the coding sequence ATGAAAGAATTTTCTAAAGAGGTATACCTGAAGTGGTATGAAGATATGACAATGTGGAGAAGGTTTGAAGACAAATGCCGTTCTCTTTATCTAAAACAAAAAATCAGAGGTTTTTTACATTTGTACAATGGTCAGGAAGCGATTCCTGCAGGTTTTACCCATGCAATGGATTTAACCAAAGATAGTATGATCACTGCTTACAGATGCCACATCCATCCGATGGCGATGGGAGTAGACCCTAAGAGAATCATGGCGGAACTTTGTGGTAAAGCTACAGGAACGTCAGGAGGTATGGGTGGATCTATGCACATTTTCAGCAAAGAACATAGATTTTATGGAGGTCACGGTATCGTGGGAGGACAGATTCCTTTGGGAGCCGGTATTGCTTTTGCAGATAAGTTTTTTGACAGAAAAGCGGTAAACATCTGCTTCTTCGGAGACGGAGCTGCAAGACAGGGTTCATTACATGAAACGTTTAACATGGCGATGAACTGGAAATTACCTGTGATTTTTGTTGTTGAGAACAACCAGTATGCCATGGGTACTTCAGTGAAAAGAACCGCTAATCACGAAGATATCTACAAATTGGGATTAGGATACGAAATGCCTTGTCTGGCTGTAGATGCAATGGATCCTGAAAAAGTGGCTGAAGCTGCTTATGAAGCGATTGAAAGAGCAAGAAGAGGAGACGGGCCTACTTTCATTGAGGCCAGAACGTACCGTTACAGAGGTCACTCGATGTCTGATGCTGAGCCGTACAGATCTAAAGAAGAAGTGGCTCTTCACAAAAATGATGACCCTATCGAATTGATCAAACAAAGAATTTTATCAAACAACTGGGCTACTGAAGAGGAGTTGGAAGCTACGGATAACAAGTCAAGAGACTTCGTTGAAGAATGTATCGAATTTATGGAAAACTCACCCTACCCGGATCCTGAAAAAGTATACGAGTATGTATATGCACAGGAGAATTATCCGTTCTTAGATCAATTAGAAAACTAA
- a CDS encoding pyruvate dehydrogenase complex dihydrolipoamide acetyltransferase, protein MAEVITMPRLSDTMTEGKVAKWHKKVGDKVKEGDILAEIETDKAVQDFESEMEGTLLYVGVEEGAAAAVDSVLAIIGNEGEDISGLTGGAAAPAAGGSEEKKSEEEHKTENESTSVEEASAEVPAGVEVITMPRLSDTMTEGKVAKWHKNVGDTVKEGDLLAEIETDKAVQDFESEFNGILLKQGVEENGAAPVDSVLAIIGPEGTDVSGVGAPKAAAQSSEKPAEQKAETPQQESEKQQPEAGNNDRVAISPLAKKIAQEKGVDIHSLQGSGENGRIVKKDVENYQPSAKAAASESTASPAAAQVALSFVQGEDTETPNSQVRNIIAKRLAESKFSAPHYYLMVEINMDKAIEARKEINSLPDTKISFNDMIIKATAVALRKHPQVNSSWAGDKIIHRGNINVGVAVAIPDGLVVPVLKNTDQMNYTQISAAVKDMASRAKNKGLKANEMEGSTFSISNLGMFGIETFTSIINQPNSAILSVGAIIEKPIVKNGQIVVGNIMKLSLACDHRVVDGATGAQFLQTLKTYLESPLTLLL, encoded by the coding sequence ATGGCAGAAGTTATTACAATGCCACGTCTTTCCGATACAATGACGGAAGGGAAAGTGGCAAAATGGCATAAAAAAGTAGGCGATAAAGTAAAAGAAGGTGATATTTTAGCTGAAATTGAAACAGATAAGGCTGTTCAGGATTTTGAATCTGAGATGGAAGGTACGCTTTTATACGTAGGTGTAGAAGAAGGTGCCGCAGCTGCTGTGGATTCGGTTTTAGCAATTATCGGTAATGAAGGAGAAGATATTTCAGGATTAACGGGTGGAGCTGCTGCTCCGGCTGCAGGAGGTTCTGAAGAGAAAAAATCCGAAGAAGAACATAAAACTGAAAATGAATCAACAAGCGTAGAAGAAGCTTCTGCGGAAGTTCCGGCAGGTGTTGAAGTAATTACGATGCCGAGACTTTCTGATACCATGACAGAAGGAAAAGTGGCTAAATGGCATAAGAATGTTGGCGATACCGTAAAAGAAGGAGATCTTCTTGCTGAGATCGAAACCGATAAAGCAGTTCAGGATTTTGAATCTGAATTCAATGGGATTTTATTAAAGCAGGGTGTTGAAGAAAACGGTGCTGCACCGGTAGATTCTGTATTGGCAATTATCGGACCGGAAGGAACTGATGTTTCAGGAGTCGGTGCTCCTAAAGCTGCCGCTCAGTCTTCAGAAAAACCTGCCGAACAAAAAGCTGAGACTCCTCAACAGGAATCTGAAAAACAACAACCGGAAGCCGGCAACAATGACAGAGTTGCCATTTCTCCCTTAGCTAAAAAAATTGCTCAGGAAAAAGGGGTTGATATTCACAGTCTTCAGGGTTCTGGTGAAAACGGAAGAATCGTTAAAAAAGATGTTGAAAATTATCAGCCATCTGCAAAAGCAGCTGCTTCTGAATCTACAGCAAGTCCTGCTGCTGCCCAGGTTGCATTGAGCTTCGTACAGGGTGAAGATACAGAAACTCCGAATTCTCAGGTAAGAAATATCATCGCGAAACGTCTTGCTGAAAGTAAATTCTCTGCTCCTCACTATTATCTGATGGTGGAGATCAATATGGATAAAGCCATTGAGGCCAGAAAAGAAATCAATTCTTTACCGGATACAAAAATTTCTTTCAATGATATGATCATTAAAGCTACTGCTGTCGCTTTGAGAAAACACCCTCAGGTGAATTCAAGCTGGGCAGGTGATAAGATTATCCACAGAGGAAACATTAATGTAGGGGTAGCAGTTGCCATTCCTGACGGATTGGTTGTGCCTGTACTTAAGAATACTGACCAGATGAATTATACGCAGATCTCTGCTGCTGTAAAAGATATGGCTTCACGAGCTAAGAACAAAGGTCTTAAGGCGAATGAAATGGAAGGTTCCACCTTCTCCATCTCAAACCTGGGCATGTTCGGAATTGAGACGTTCACAAGCATCATCAATCAGCCGAATTCTGCGATCCTTTCAGTAGGGGCCATCATCGAAAAGCCAATCGTGAAAAACGGGCAGATCGTGGTAGGAAACATCATGAAGCTTTCATTAGCCTGTGATCACAGAGTAGTAGACGGGGCTACAGGTGCTCAGTTCTTACAAACCTTAAAAACTTATTTGGAAAGTCCTTTAACACTGTTACTGTAA
- a CDS encoding ABC transporter ATP-binding protein: MIKARNIHKSYGNLEVLKGVNIHIKVGEVVSIVGESGAGKSTLLQILGTLDQPSNSKKFDTEIEIAGESFINMNDKQLSRFRNQNIGFVFQFHQLLPEFTALENVLLPTKIAGANEKEALDKAHALFEDLKIEQRLHHKPNQLSGGEAQRVAVARALINSPKTIFADEPTGNLDSKNADDLHRLFFDLRDKYNQTFVIVTHNPNLAEITDRKLVMKDGMIIE; this comes from the coding sequence ATGATTAAAGCAAGGAATATCCATAAATCATATGGAAATTTAGAGGTATTAAAAGGAGTTAATATTCATATCAAAGTAGGAGAAGTAGTTTCTATTGTCGGAGAATCAGGAGCGGGAAAATCTACGCTTTTACAGATTTTAGGAACATTAGATCAACCTTCGAATTCCAAAAAATTTGATACTGAAATTGAAATTGCCGGCGAGTCATTTATTAATATGAATGACAAACAGCTTTCCAGATTCAGAAACCAGAATATCGGTTTTGTGTTCCAGTTTCATCAGTTACTTCCGGAATTTACAGCTTTGGAGAATGTACTTTTACCGACAAAGATAGCAGGAGCTAACGAAAAAGAGGCATTGGATAAAGCCCATGCGTTATTTGAAGATCTCAAGATCGAACAGCGTCTGCATCACAAGCCGAATCAGTTATCGGGGGGCGAAGCCCAGAGAGTAGCCGTAGCAAGAGCTCTGATCAATTCACCGAAGACCATTTTTGCTGATGAACCGACAGGAAATTTAGATTCTAAAAATGCAGACGATCTGCACCGGTTATTCTTTGATTTAAGAGATAAATACAACCAGACTTTCGTGATCGTAACGCACAATCCTAATCTTGCCGAAATTACCGACAGAAAATTAGTTATGAAAGACGGAATGATCATCGAATAA
- a CDS encoding murein L,D-transpeptidase catalytic domain-containing protein translates to MIKQILFLFLLIISCSKYESQAHITIDYLPKSKILEIKNYLKGKNYNQELAVFINFKIHSGKYRYFVYDLINDRVLQKAVVAHGEGSVIKNSNVLQFGDTEGSHQSSLGKYEIKESYNGKFGKAYRLNGIDQTNRNASSRAIVLHSYYCVPDQESANPACLSFGCPMLSKNALYQSAKYIDQSKKTIILYAFY, encoded by the coding sequence ATGATAAAACAGATTCTTTTTCTCTTTCTATTGATAATATCCTGTTCAAAATATGAATCTCAGGCTCATATTACAATTGATTATTTACCTAAATCGAAAATTCTGGAAATTAAAAACTATCTTAAAGGGAAAAATTACAATCAGGAATTGGCAGTTTTTATCAATTTTAAGATTCATTCGGGCAAGTACAGGTATTTTGTTTATGATCTGATAAATGATAGAGTATTACAGAAAGCTGTTGTTGCCCATGGAGAAGGTTCTGTAATAAAAAATTCTAATGTATTGCAGTTCGGTGATACAGAAGGGTCCCATCAGTCATCATTGGGAAAATACGAAATTAAGGAAAGTTACAACGGAAAATTCGGAAAGGCCTACCGTCTGAATGGTATAGACCAGACCAACCGTAACGCGAGCTCAAGAGCTATTGTTCTCCATTCTTATTACTGCGTCCCTGATCAGGAATCTGCCAATCCCGCCTGTTTAAGTTTTGGTTGTCCGATGCTTTCAAAGAATGCTTTGTATCAATCTGCAAAGTATATCGATCAATCGAAAAAAACCATAATTTTATACGCTTTTTACTGA
- the radC gene encoding RadC family protein, whose product MSIKYLAEDDRPREKLLLKGINSLSDSELLAIIMGSGNKDDTAVELAQKILASVDHNWHQLNLLSVKDLMKFKGIGEVKAITIVTALEIGKRRAAQEILKKTVIANSEDAYLILKNQLSGLHTEEFWAVYLNQSNKIVHIAKLTEGGINQSIVDVRILFRLALDYYSTGIIIAHNHPSGSLKPSREDVGITQKIKEAGSFFSIQLLDHLIITQNSYFSFSDEGLL is encoded by the coding sequence ATGTCCATTAAATATTTAGCTGAAGACGACAGGCCCCGGGAAAAACTTTTACTTAAAGGGATTAATTCTCTTTCTGATTCCGAACTGCTGGCCATTATCATGGGAAGTGGAAACAAAGATGACACAGCAGTAGAACTGGCTCAAAAGATCTTAGCATCCGTAGACCACAACTGGCACCAGCTCAATTTGCTTTCCGTAAAAGATCTGATGAAATTTAAAGGAATAGGTGAAGTAAAGGCCATTACCATTGTAACTGCTCTGGAGATCGGAAAAAGAAGAGCCGCACAGGAAATTTTAAAAAAAACAGTTATTGCCAACAGTGAAGATGCGTACCTGATTCTAAAAAATCAGTTATCAGGTTTGCATACTGAAGAATTCTGGGCTGTTTACCTTAATCAAAGCAATAAAATAGTGCATATCGCTAAACTTACTGAAGGAGGAATCAATCAGTCTATAGTCGATGTGAGAATATTATTCAGATTGGCTCTGGATTATTATTCTACCGGAATCATTATTGCCCATAATCATCCTTCAGGCAGTCTGAAACCCAGCAGAGAAGATGTCGGAATCACGCAGAAAATCAAAGAAGCGGGAAGTTTTTTCAGTATTCAGCTTCTGGACCATTTAATAATTACACAAAATTCATATTTTAGTTTCTCGGACGAAGGATTATTATGA